A genomic region of Maniola hyperantus chromosome 5, iAphHyp1.2, whole genome shotgun sequence contains the following coding sequences:
- the LOC117982279 gene encoding very long chain fatty acid elongase 7-like, whose amino-acid sequence MASKYDDPFAENCKENRGLLNTWTFEETSVGLGTVIVLYLILVLKILPNFMKDRKPYQLKTPLLFYNVFQVAFSSYAVFLYTRYVIRHGVIITRCPRGEDLKEVISEITPYFIAKHIDLLDTVFFVLRKKDNQVTFLHVFHHTLMLTWSWFYQMYYPTDHFVVVGLINSFVHVLMYAYYGISSLGPEYAKYVWWKKHLTKVQLMQFILVLCNLHYQQKLTPCPVPALFHYFCLSSIISFFVLFTNFYVRSYVAKSKKKVADIGMGTEACVKQ is encoded by the exons ATGGCTTCTAAATATGATGATCCATTTGCGGAAAATTGTAAAGAAAATCGTGGTTTAC TTAACACATGGACATTCGAAGAAACGTCTGTAGGTCTTGGGACAGTGATAGTGTTATACCTAATTTTAGTGCTAAAGATATTGCCCAATTTTATGAAAGACAGAAAACCTTATCAACTCAAGACGCCTCTGTTATTTTACAATGTATTTCAAGTCGCCTTTTCATCTTATGCTGTGTTTCTG tacaCAAGATATGTAATAAGACATGGCGTTATTATAACTCGATGCCCTAGGGGTGAAGATTTAAAAGAG GTGATAAGCGAAATAACACCATACTTCATAGCGAAGCATATAGACCTTCTGGACACGGTGTTCTTCGTGCTAAGGAAGAAGGATAACCAAGTGACGTTCCTCCACGTGTTCCACCACACCCTGATGCTGACCTGGTCGTGGTTCTACCAGATGTACTACCCCACGGATCACTTCGTGGTGGTGGGGCTGATCAACAGCTTTGTTCATGTGCTGATGTATGCGTATTATGGGATCTCATCTTTAGGGCCGGAGTATGCGAAATACGTGTGGTGGAAGAAACACCTCACCAAAGTTCAACTG ATGCAATTCATCTTAGTTCTCTGCAATCTCCACTATCAGCAGAAGTTGACGCCGTGCCCCGTCCCGGCCTTGTTCCACTACTTCTGCCTCTCCAGCATCATCTCGTTCTTTGTTCTCTTCACGAACTTCTATGTGCGAAGCTACGTCGCCAAATCTAAGAAGAAAGTTGCTGACATTGGCATGGGAACCGAAGCGTGTGTCAAACAGTGA
- the LOC138402410 gene encoding uncharacterized protein: METERYPLLGSQPKWWQRWFCCQAKVETAECTPAPPPSPEPERRTPPTMRLPEPPRHWCSPPERRRPPMTDQELQELQALWDAAMAAVQKRVQRRVAQHERALGARHEEPW, translated from the exons ATGGAGACTGAAAG GTATCCCCTGCTAGGCAGCCAGCCTAAGTGGTGGCAGCGTTGGTTTTGCTGCCAAGCAAA AGTGGAGACAGCTGAGTGTACACCGGCGCCTCCGCCGTCACCTGAGCCCGAGCGCCGCACCCCTCCGACTATGCGGCTGCCGGAGCCGCCGCGGCATTGGTGCTCTCCTCCGGAGAGGAGGAGGCCACCAATGACGGATCAGGAGCTCCAAGAACTGCAGGCGCTTTGGGACGCGGCCATGGCCGCAGTCCAAAAACGCGTACAGCGCCGCGTGGCGCAGCACGAACGCGCGCTAGGAGCGAGGCACGAGGAGCCCTGGTAA